A genome region from Struthio camelus isolate bStrCam1 chromosome 26, bStrCam1.hap1, whole genome shotgun sequence includes the following:
- the TPM4 gene encoding tropomyosin alpha-4 chain isoform X1: MRLSCHKNSSSCVTDTTYPLAKMEAIKKKMQMLKLDKENAIDRAEQAEADKKAAEDKCKQAKDELVALQKKLKGTEDELDKYSEALKDAQEKLEQAEKKATDAEGEVAALNRRIQLVEEELDRAQERLATALQKLEEAEKAADESERGMKVIENRAMKDEEKMEIQEMQLKEAKHIAEEADRKYEEVARKLVILEGELERAEERAEVSEVKCSDLEEELKNVTNNLKSLEAQSEKYSEKEDKYEEEIKLLSDKLKEAETRAEFAERTVAKLEKSIDDLEEKLAQAKEENLGLHQTLDQTLNELNCI, translated from the exons AATTCTTCTAGTTGTGTGACAGACACAACCTATCCTTTAGCAAAAATGGAAGCGATCAAGAAAAAGATGCAGATGTTGAAGTTAGACAAGGAGAATGCAATTGATAGAGCAGAGCAAGCTGAAGCGGATAAGAAGGCAGCTGAGGACAAATGCAAACAGGCAA AGGATGAGCTGGTAGCCCTGCAGAAGAAGTTGAAAGGAACTGAAGATGAACTAGATAAGTACTCGGAGGCTCTCAAAGATGCCCAGGAAAAACTAGAGCAGGCTGAAAAGAAGGCAACGGAT GCTGAAGGTGAGGTGGCAGCTCTGAACAGACGTATCCAACTCGTGGAAGAGGAGTTGGATCGTGCCCAGGAACGGCTGGCTACAGCCTTACAGAAACTGGAGGAGGCTGAGAAAGCGGCCGATGAGAGTGAGAG AGGAATGAAGGTTATTGAGAACAGAGCAATGAAAGACGAAGAAAAAATGGAGATTCAGGAGATGCAACTGAAGGAGGCTAAGCATATTGCTGAAGAAGCTGACCGCAAATATGAAGAG GTTGCTCGTAAACTGGTTATTTTGGAAGGTGAACTGGAAAGAGCTGAAGAGCGTGCAGAAGTGTCAGAAGT tAAATGTAGTGACCTTGAAGAGGAATTAAAGAATGTCACTAACAACCTGAAGTCCCTGGAAGCCCAATCTGAAAAG TACTcggaaaaagaagataaatacgAAGAAGAAATCAAGCTTCTGTCTGACAAGCTTAAAGAA gctGAAACACGTGCTGAATTTGCGGAGAGAACAGTTGCAAAACTGGAAAAGTCTATTGATGACCTGGAAG AAAAACTTGCTCAGGCAAAAGAAGAGAATTTGGGGTTGCATCAGACACTGGATCAGACGTTAAATGAACTAAACTGTATATGA
- the TPM4 gene encoding tropomyosin alpha-4 chain isoform X2 has translation MRLSCHKNSSSCVTDTTYPLAKMEAIKKKMQMLKLDKENAIDRAEQAEADKKAAEDKCKQAKDELVALQKKLKGTEDELDKYSEALKDAQEKLEQAEKKATDAEGEVAALNRRIQLVEEELDRAQERLATALQKLEEAEKAADESERGMKVIENRAMKDEEKMEIQEMQLKEAKHIAEEADRKYEEVARKLVILEGELERAEERAEVSEVKCSDLEEELKNVTNNLKSLEAQSEKYSEKEDKYEEEIKLLSDKLKEAETRAEFAERTVAKLEKSIDDLEDELYAQKLKYKAISEELDHALNDMTSL, from the exons AATTCTTCTAGTTGTGTGACAGACACAACCTATCCTTTAGCAAAAATGGAAGCGATCAAGAAAAAGATGCAGATGTTGAAGTTAGACAAGGAGAATGCAATTGATAGAGCAGAGCAAGCTGAAGCGGATAAGAAGGCAGCTGAGGACAAATGCAAACAGGCAA AGGATGAGCTGGTAGCCCTGCAGAAGAAGTTGAAAGGAACTGAAGATGAACTAGATAAGTACTCGGAGGCTCTCAAAGATGCCCAGGAAAAACTAGAGCAGGCTGAAAAGAAGGCAACGGAT GCTGAAGGTGAGGTGGCAGCTCTGAACAGACGTATCCAACTCGTGGAAGAGGAGTTGGATCGTGCCCAGGAACGGCTGGCTACAGCCTTACAGAAACTGGAGGAGGCTGAGAAAGCGGCCGATGAGAGTGAGAG AGGAATGAAGGTTATTGAGAACAGAGCAATGAAAGACGAAGAAAAAATGGAGATTCAGGAGATGCAACTGAAGGAGGCTAAGCATATTGCTGAAGAAGCTGACCGCAAATATGAAGAG GTTGCTCGTAAACTGGTTATTTTGGAAGGTGAACTGGAAAGAGCTGAAGAGCGTGCAGAAGTGTCAGAAGT tAAATGTAGTGACCTTGAAGAGGAATTAAAGAATGTCACTAACAACCTGAAGTCCCTGGAAGCCCAATCTGAAAAG TACTcggaaaaagaagataaatacgAAGAAGAAATCAAGCTTCTGTCTGACAAGCTTAAAGAA gctGAAACACGTGCTGAATTTGCGGAGAGAACAGTTGCAAAACTGGAAAAGTCTATTGATGACCTGGAAG ATGAGCTGTACGCTCAGAAGCTGAAGTACAAAGCTATCAGTGAGGAGCTCGATCATGCTCTCAATGATATGACCTCTCTGTAA
- the TPM4 gene encoding tropomyosin alpha-4 chain isoform X3 — MAAPSSLEAVKRKIQCLQQQADEAEDRAQVLQRELDLERDLREKAEGEVAALNRRIQLVEEELDRAQERLATALQKLEEAEKAADESERGMKVIENRAMKDEEKMEIQEMQLKEAKHIAEEADRKYEEVARKLVILEGELERAEERAEVSEVKCSDLEEELKNVTNNLKSLEAQSEKYSEKEDKYEEEIKLLSDKLKEAETRAEFAERTVAKLEKSIDDLEEKLAQAKEENLGLHQTLDQTLNELNCI, encoded by the exons atGGCCGCGCCGAGCTCCCTGGAAGCGGTGAAGAGGAAGATCCAGTGCCTGCAGCAACAGGCCGATGAGGCGGAGGATCGCGCCCAGGTCCTCCAGCGGGAGCTGGACCTGGAACGGGACCTGCGGGAGAAA GCTGAAGGTGAGGTGGCAGCTCTGAACAGACGTATCCAACTCGTGGAAGAGGAGTTGGATCGTGCCCAGGAACGGCTGGCTACAGCCTTACAGAAACTGGAGGAGGCTGAGAAAGCGGCCGATGAGAGTGAGAG AGGAATGAAGGTTATTGAGAACAGAGCAATGAAAGACGAAGAAAAAATGGAGATTCAGGAGATGCAACTGAAGGAGGCTAAGCATATTGCTGAAGAAGCTGACCGCAAATATGAAGAG GTTGCTCGTAAACTGGTTATTTTGGAAGGTGAACTGGAAAGAGCTGAAGAGCGTGCAGAAGTGTCAGAAGT tAAATGTAGTGACCTTGAAGAGGAATTAAAGAATGTCACTAACAACCTGAAGTCCCTGGAAGCCCAATCTGAAAAG TACTcggaaaaagaagataaatacgAAGAAGAAATCAAGCTTCTGTCTGACAAGCTTAAAGAA gctGAAACACGTGCTGAATTTGCGGAGAGAACAGTTGCAAAACTGGAAAAGTCTATTGATGACCTGGAAG AAAAACTTGCTCAGGCAAAAGAAGAGAATTTGGGGTTGCATCAGACACTGGATCAGACGTTAAATGAACTAAACTGTATATGA
- the TPM4 gene encoding tropomyosin alpha-4 chain isoform X4, translating to MAAPSSLEAVKRKIQCLQQQADEAEDRAQVLQRELDLERDLREKAEGEVAALNRRIQLVEEELDRAQERLATALQKLEEAEKAADESERGMKVIENRAMKDEEKMEIQEMQLKEAKHIAEEADRKYEEVARKLVILEGELERAEERAEVSEVKCSDLEEELKNVTNNLKSLEAQSEKYSEKEDKYEEEIKLLSDKLKEAETRAEFAERTVAKLEKSIDDLEDELYAQKLKYKAISEELDHALNDMTSL from the exons atGGCCGCGCCGAGCTCCCTGGAAGCGGTGAAGAGGAAGATCCAGTGCCTGCAGCAACAGGCCGATGAGGCGGAGGATCGCGCCCAGGTCCTCCAGCGGGAGCTGGACCTGGAACGGGACCTGCGGGAGAAA GCTGAAGGTGAGGTGGCAGCTCTGAACAGACGTATCCAACTCGTGGAAGAGGAGTTGGATCGTGCCCAGGAACGGCTGGCTACAGCCTTACAGAAACTGGAGGAGGCTGAGAAAGCGGCCGATGAGAGTGAGAG AGGAATGAAGGTTATTGAGAACAGAGCAATGAAAGACGAAGAAAAAATGGAGATTCAGGAGATGCAACTGAAGGAGGCTAAGCATATTGCTGAAGAAGCTGACCGCAAATATGAAGAG GTTGCTCGTAAACTGGTTATTTTGGAAGGTGAACTGGAAAGAGCTGAAGAGCGTGCAGAAGTGTCAGAAGT tAAATGTAGTGACCTTGAAGAGGAATTAAAGAATGTCACTAACAACCTGAAGTCCCTGGAAGCCCAATCTGAAAAG TACTcggaaaaagaagataaatacgAAGAAGAAATCAAGCTTCTGTCTGACAAGCTTAAAGAA gctGAAACACGTGCTGAATTTGCGGAGAGAACAGTTGCAAAACTGGAAAAGTCTATTGATGACCTGGAAG ATGAGCTGTACGCTCAGAAGCTGAAGTACAAAGCTATCAGTGAGGAGCTCGATCATGCTCTCAATGATATGACCTCTCTGTAA
- the RAB8A gene encoding ras-related protein Rab-8A, with the protein MAKTYDYLFKLLLIGDSGVGKTCALFRFSEDAFNATFISTIGIDFKIRTIELDGKRIKLQIWDTAGQERFRTITTAYYRGAMGIMLVYDITNEKSFENIRNWVRNIEEHASPDVEKMILGNKCDANDKRQVSREQGEKLAASFGIKFMETSAKANINIENAFFTLARDIKAKMDKKLEGNSPQGSNQGVKITPDQQKKSSFFRCVLL; encoded by the exons ATGGCGAAGACGTACGACTACCTGTTCAAGCTGCTGCTCATCGGCGACTCGGGCGTGGGCAAGACCTGCGCGCTCTTCCGCTTCTCCGAGGATGCCTTCAACGCCACCTTCATCTCCACCATCG gtattgattttaaaattagaacTATAGAGCTAGACGGCAAGCGAATTAAACTACAGATATG GGACACGGCTGGGCAGGAGCGATTCCGAACCATCACGACAGCGTACTACCGGGGAGCAATG gGCATTATGCTAGTCTATGACATCACCaatgaaaaatcttttgaaaatattcGGAACTGGGTCAGGAATATTGAAGAG CATGCCTCCCCAGATGTTGAAAAAATGATTCTTGGAAATAAGTGTGATGCAAATGACAAAAGACAAGTCTCTAGAGAGCAAGGGGAGAAG CTTGCCGCAAGTTTTGGAATTAAATTTATGGAGACCAGTGCAAAAGCAAATATAAACATAGAGAAT GCATTTTTCACTCTTGCAAGAGATATCAAAGCAAAAATGGACAAGAAATTG GAAGGCAATAGCCCGCAAGGCAGCAACCAGGGAGTCAAAATCACACCAGaccagcaaaagaaaagcagctttttccgATGTGTTCTTCTGTGA
- the CIB3 gene encoding calcium and integrin-binding family member 3, with the protein MGNKQTIFTPEQLDAYQDCTFFTRKEILRLFYRYRDLAPQLVPLDYTDKPDVTLPYELIGSMPELKDNPFRQRIAEVFSEDGEGNMTLDDFLDMFSALSEMAPRDLKAYYAFKIYDFNNDDYICKSDLEKTVNKLTRNELTPEEVRLACDKVIDEADLDNDGKLSLEDFQHMIIRAPDFLSTFHIRI; encoded by the exons ATGGGCAACAAGCAAACCATTTTCACTCCAGAGCAACTGGATGCATATCAG GACTGCACATTCTTTACAAGGAAAGAAATTCTGAG aCTGTTTTACAGATACCGAGATCTAGCCCCACAGCTAGTTCCACTCGACTACACAGATAAACCAGACGTGACACTTCCCTATGAGCTCATTGGCAGCATGCCAGAGCTGAAG GACAATCCATTCCGCCAGCGGATAGCAGAGGTTTTCTCAGAGGATGGAGAAGGCAATATGACTTTGGATGATTTTTTGGACATGTTTTCAGCGCTGAGTGAAATGGCGCCCAGAGACTTAAAGGCATATTATGCCTTTAAAATTTATG atTTTAACAATGATGATTACATATGCAAATCAGATCTGGAAAAAACAGTTAACAAATTAACCCGAAACGAACTTACCCCAGAAGAAGTTAGACTTGCATGTgacaaggtcattgatgaagcaGATCTGGACAATGATGGCAAACTTTCTCTGGAAGACTTTCAGCATATGATAATAAGAGCTCCTGATTTTCTCAG tacaTTTCACATTCGAATCTGA
- the FAM32A gene encoding protein FAM32A — protein sequence MADYEAVQRGPLRLKGSGGALGAGKRKKKKAKAKGQILEQIVSSKKQEEEKKRGLDKRTPAQVAYEKMQEKRQMERILKKASKTHKQRVEDFNRHLDTLTEHYDIPKVSWTK from the exons aTGGCGGACTACGAGGCGGTGCAGCGCGGGCCGCTGCGGCtgaagggcagcggcggcgccctgGGCGCCGgcaagcg gaagaagaagaaggcgaAGGCGAAGGGCCAGATCCTGGAGCAGATCGTGAGCAgcaagaagcaggaggaggagaagaagcgcGGCCTGGACAAGCGGACGCCGGCGCAAGTGGCCTACGAGAAGATGCAGGAGAAGCGG caaaTGGAGAGGATCCTGAAGAAAGCGTCTAAAACCCATAAACAGCGAGTGGAG GACTTTAACAGGCACTTGGATACTCTGACGGAGCACTACGACATTCCTAAAGTCAGCTGGACGAAGTGA
- the AP1M1 gene encoding AP-1 complex subunit mu-1 codes for MSASAVYVLDLKGKVLICRNYRGDVDMSEVEHFMPILMEKEEEGTLSPILAHGGVRFMWIKHNNLYLVATSKKNACVSLVFSFLYKVVQVFSEYFKELEEESIRDNFVIIYELLDELMDFGYPQTTDSKILQEYITQEGHKLETGAPRPPATVTNAVSWRSEGIKYRKNEVFLDVIESVNLLVSANGNVLRSEIVGSIKMRVFLSGMPELRLGLNDKVLFDNTGRGKSKSVELEDVKFHQCVRLSRFENDRTISFIPPDGEFELMSYRLNTHVKPLIWIESVIEKHSHSRIEYMIKAKSQFKRRSTANNVEIHIPVPNDADSPKFKTTVGSVKWVPENSEIVWSIKSFPGGKEYLMRAHFGLPSVEAEDKEGKPPISVKFEIPYFTTSGIQVRYLKIIEKSGYQALPWVRYITQNGDYQLRTQ; via the exons atgTCGGCCAGCGCCGTCTACGTGCTGGACCTCAAGGGGAAG GTTCTCATCTGTCGAAATTACCGCGGCGATGTGGACATGTCAGAGGTGGAGCATTTTATGCCAATCCttatggagaaggaagaagaggggacGCTTTCTCCTATTCTAGCACACGGAGGAGTTCGTTTTATGTGGATTAAACATAACAACCTATATC TTGTTGCAACTTCTAAGAAAAATGCTTGTGTATCACTggtgttttcatttctgtataaAGTAGTTCAG gttttttctgaatattttaaggagctggaagaagagagcaTTCGGGataattttgttattatttatgaGTTATTAGATGAACTTATGGATTTTGGTTATCCACAAACCACTGATAGTAAAATTTTACAAGA GTATATCACTCAGGAAGGTCACAAACTTGAAACTGGAGCTCCCCGTCCACCTGCCACTGTTACTAATGCTGTTTCATGGAGATCAGAAGGgataaaatataggaaaaatgAGGTGTTCCTGGATGTTATAGAATCTGTTAACCTTCTG GTCAGTGCCAATGGAAATGTATTACGGAGTGAGATTGTTGGATCCATTAAAATGAGAGTCTTTCTCTCAGGAATGCCAGAGCTTCGCCTTGGTTTAAATGACAAAGTTCTCTTTGATAATACAGGCC GTGGCAAAAGTAAATCAGTAGAACTGGAAGATGTAAAGTTTCACCAATGTGTTCGTCTCTCTCGCTTTGAAAATGACAGGACGATTTCTTTCATTCCACCTGATGGAGAGTTTGAACTCATGTCATATCGTCTTAATACCCAC GTAAAACCACTGATCTGGATTGAGTCTGTGATTGAAAAACATTCCCACAGCCGCATCGAGTACATGATCAAG gcaaaaagTCAATTTAAGCGTAGATCAACTGCCAACAACGTGGAGATTCACATTCCAGTTCCAAATGATGCGGACTCGCCAAAGTTTAAAACCACAGTTGGTAGTGTCAAATGGGTTCCAGAGAACAGTGAAATTGTCTGGTCCATTAAATCTTTTCCA GGTGGAAAGGAGTATCTGATGAGAGCTCACTTTGGACTTCCAAGTGTTGAAGCTGAAGATAAAGAAGGAAAACCTCCCATTAGTGTCAAGTTTGAGATTCCATATTTCACCACTTCAGGAATCCAG gtccgCTACTTAAAGATAATTGAGAAGAGCGGCTATCAGGCTCTCCCGTGGGTTCGTTACATTACCCAGAATGGAG actaCCAGCTTCGAACACAGTAA